From Lytechinus variegatus isolate NC3 chromosome 16, Lvar_3.0, whole genome shotgun sequence, the proteins below share one genomic window:
- the LOC121429674 gene encoding integrator complex subunit 6-A-like isoform X1, producing MPVLVFLIDTSASMNQRTHLGTSLLDIAKGAVETFMKLRLRDQASRTDRYMLVTCDESPATIKAGWKENPAVFMTELKNLQATGLTTLGHALKMTFDLLNVNRLYSGIDNYGQGRNPFYLEPAIVIAITDGHRLSSNSGVQDELSLPMSHVLPGSELTREPFRWDQRLFALVLRLPGVAGEKERMGPTSSLVNTDDSPISSMCEVTGGRSYMVNSMKTLNQCLESLVQKVQSGVVVHFEKFGPDPGLPNGEMKAGGRQSPQPPEVEREGTPQPLDAPGTLGVPPNGRNGAPSPTPQDTSWYSCRRMIHVRPNPKSGVPMGHWPIPETFWPDPQAPALPQRVSHPVVKFTCTNCDPMILDQLPFDKYELEPSPLTQYILERRNPNSCWQVFVPNSNKNGDIMGHPFGFLKASSNLSCVNLIVMPYNYPTLIPLLDDLCKIHKLKPSQKWKQAFDSYLEEVPRYYAGPLKVALRRMGAPNLIPDGLENCLSYSVVTYLKKLKQRSKVEGEKLANLIASRPRAQELGIKVQPRSPLRSLAARRDFQQLLQSITGETITVRADNNVNEFPGYMLRVSDRDIRPQTYRNPFDIPRKEILDQVFRMRANFLQITSNRAVRFMNEDKFHNIPIGEMGNYQEYLKRIPSPLREADPAPARLHTFGNPFKLATEKDKKMMVDEADINEHMAGIPQKRRASDSNLSLKKLKGASPPSRRPTSPAAQGALLKQPLHQLVQRRAQNANATNGSNKENKNSSSSTPERLPTPELKPQEPPASGDESGSSSDELVIIMDGINDEVAMETSSNASSEDEATPTSPSPSSLSSSTLPVSSGSSTTTSNHVDSKKSNSKHRKMNNNNVLPPSEPSTTNNARNTAYERMDSMNSDIDVNVVNSRLRTKVIREVRKPGKNFRRLFEELNKIQGDMDTKYLFIESIINEAKRFRRKTLIGMLEMFRSSMVTFEKKQSLGSTGSNHVR from the exons ATGCCGGTGTTAGTTTTTCTAATAGACACCAGTGCTTCGATGAATCAGAGGACACATTTGGGCACATCACTCTTGGATATTGCGAAGGGAGCTGTTGAGACATTCATGAAG CTTCGCCTTCGAGACCAAGCCAGCCGCACGGATCGCTACATGCTGGTGACGTGCGATGAGTCTCCGGCTACAATAAAG GCTGGCTGGAAGGAGAATCCTGCAGTCTTCATGACTGAGCTGAAGAACCTTCAGGCCACCGGTCTCACAACCTTGGGTCATGCCCtcaagatgacctttgaccttttgaatGTCAACCGTCTCTACTCTGGAATTGACAACTATGGCCAG ggtCGGAACCCATTCTACCTGGAACCAGCCATTGTCATAGCAATCACTGATGGACATAGACTTTCAAGTAACAGCGGTGTTCAGGATGAG CTATCGCTTCCGATGAGCCACGTCCTTCCCGGGAGCGAACTGACCAGGGAGCCCTTCAGATGGGACCAGCGGTTATTCGCTCTGGTGCTGCGCCTGCCGGGGGTCGCGGGGGAGAAGGAACGGATGGGGCCGACCAGTAGCCTGGTGAATACGGATGACTCTCCTATAAGCAGCATGTGCGAGGTGACAGGAG GTCGCTCTTATATGGTGAACTCTATGAAAACCCTAAACCAGTGCCTTGAGTCCCTTGTCCAGAAGGTCCAGAGCGGTGTGGTAGTCCATTTTGAGAAGTTTGGACCAGATCCTGGCCTGCCTAACGGAGAGA TGAAAGCTGGAGGACGCCAGTCCCCTCAACCACCAGAGGTGGAGCGGGAGGGCACGCCACAGCCGCTGG ATGCCCCGGGCACTTTGGGGGTGCCCCCTAATGGGCGTAATGGGGCACCGTCCCCTACCCCCCAGGATACCTCGTGGTACAGCTGCCGTAGGATGATCCATGTGAGACCTAATCCAAAGAGTGGTGTACCCATGGGACACTGGCCAATTCCTGAGACGTTCTGGCCTGATCCACAGGCACCGGCATTG CCCCAGCGCGTATCTCACCCAGTGGTAAAGTTCACCTGTACGAACTGTGACCCAATGATTCTTGATCAACTTCCGTTTGATAAGTACGAGCTGGAACCCTCACCGCTGACACAGTACATTTTGGAAAGGAGGAACCCTAACTCATGCTGGCAG GTATTCGTACCCAACAGCAACAAGAACGGTGACATCATGGGTCACCCGTTTGGCTTCCTAAAGGCAAGCTCCAACCTATCGTGTGTGAACCTTATTGTAATGCCGTACAACTACCCGACCCTGATCCCTCTCCTAGATGACCTGTGTAAGATACACAAGCTGAAGCCCTCTCAGAAGTGGAAGCAGGCATTCGATAGCTATCTAGAGGAAGTCCCCAGATACTATGCAGGG CCACTGAAAGTAGCTCTTCGGCGGATGGGTGCGCCCAACCTAATACCCGATGGCCTAGAGAATTGCCTGAGTTACAGTGTGGTGACGTACCTTAAGAAGCTCAAGCAACGGAGCAAGGTGGAAGGGGAGAAGTTAGCTAACCTCATCGCCAGCCGACCCAGAGCTCAGGAGCTTGGTATCAAAGTACAACCTAG GTCTCCGTTACGCTCTCTGGCAGCACGGCGAGACTTCCAGCAGCTGCTTCAGAGCATCACGGGCGAGACCATCACAGTCCGGGCAGATAACAACGTCAACGAGTTCCCGGGGTACATGCTGCGGGTGAGCGACCGTGACATCAGACCCCAGACCTATCGCAACCCCTTTGACATTCCCCGGAAGGAGATCTTGGATCAGGTGTTCAGGATGAGGGCCAACTTCCTCCAGATCACGTCGAACAGGGCAGTGAGATTCATGAATGAAG ATAAATTCCACAACATTCCCATAGGAGAGATGGGGAATTACCAGGAGTACTTGAAGCGGATACCAAGCCCTCTACGGGAAGCAGACCCCGCCCCGGCCAGGCTTCACACGTTTGGAAAcccattcaaattggcaacagagAAGGATAAG AAAATGATGGTCGACGAGGCAGACATTAACGAGCACATGGCGGGCATACCTCAGAAGAGGCGGGCCTCGGACAGCAATCTTTCCCTCAAGAAGTTGAAGGGAGCGTCACCGCCTAGTCGTAGACCAACGTCCCCTGCGGCCCAGGGGGCCCTACTCAAGCAACCCTTGCATCAACTCGTCCAGCGAAGGGCTCAGAATGCAAACGCAACCAATGGCAGTAATAAGGAGAATAAGAATTCTA GTTCATCAACTCCGGAAAGGTTGCCAACACCGGAACTCAAACCCCAAGAACCTCCTGCATCGGGTGACGAATCGGGAAGCTCTTCGGACGAGCTCGTCATCATCATGGATGGCATCAACGATGAGGTTGCCATGGAAACAAGCAGCAATGCATCCTCGGAGGACGAAGCCACGCCCACATCGCCGTCtccgtcatcattatcatcatcaacacttCCAGTTTCATCAGGGTCATCGACGACCACCAGCAATCACGTCGACTCTAAGAAATCTAACAGCAAACACCGCAAGATGAATAATAACAACGTGCTTCCACCATCAGAGCCATCGACAACGAACAATGCGAGGAATACCGCCTATGAGCGGATGGACTCGATGAACTCGGATATTGACGTGAATGTGGTCAATTCCAGACTTAGAACTAAAGTAATTAGAGAGGTCAGAAAGCCAGGCAAAA ATTTTAGACGTCTCTTCGAGGAGCTCAACAAAATCCAAGGCGACATGGACACCAAATACCTCTTCATCGAGAGCATCATCAATGAGGCCAAGCGATTCAGACGCAAGACCCTGATCGGCATGCTGGAGATGTTCCGTAGTTCCATGGTGACGTTCGAGAAGAAACAATCATTAGGAAGCACAGGATCCAATCACGTCAGATAG
- the LOC121429674 gene encoding integrator complex subunit 6-like isoform X2 produces the protein MPVLVFLIDTSASMNQRTHLGTSLLDIAKGAVETFMKLRLRDQASRTDRYMLVTCDESPATIKAGWKENPAVFMTELKNLQATGLTTLGHALKMTFDLLNVNRLYSGIDNYGQGRNPFYLEPAIVIAITDGHRLSSNSGVQDELSLPMSHVLPGSELTREPFRWDQRLFALVLRLPGVAGEKERMGPTSSLVNTDDSPISSMCEVTGGRSYMVNSMKTLNQCLESLVQKVQSGVVVHFEKFGPDPGLPNGENAPGTLGVPPNGRNGAPSPTPQDTSWYSCRRMIHVRPNPKSGVPMGHWPIPETFWPDPQAPALPQRVSHPVVKFTCTNCDPMILDQLPFDKYELEPSPLTQYILERRNPNSCWQVFVPNSNKNGDIMGHPFGFLKASSNLSCVNLIVMPYNYPTLIPLLDDLCKIHKLKPSQKWKQAFDSYLEEVPRYYAGPLKVALRRMGAPNLIPDGLENCLSYSVVTYLKKLKQRSKVEGEKLANLIASRPRAQELGIKVQPRSPLRSLAARRDFQQLLQSITGETITVRADNNVNEFPGYMLRVSDRDIRPQTYRNPFDIPRKEILDQVFRMRANFLQITSNRAVRFMNEDKFHNIPIGEMGNYQEYLKRIPSPLREADPAPARLHTFGNPFKLATEKDKKMMVDEADINEHMAGIPQKRRASDSNLSLKKLKGASPPSRRPTSPAAQGALLKQPLHQLVQRRAQNANATNGSNKENKNSSSSTPERLPTPELKPQEPPASGDESGSSSDELVIIMDGINDEVAMETSSNASSEDEATPTSPSPSSLSSSTLPVSSGSSTTTSNHVDSKKSNSKHRKMNNNNVLPPSEPSTTNNARNTAYERMDSMNSDIDVNVVNSRLRTKVIREVRKPGKNFRRLFEELNKIQGDMDTKYLFIESIINEAKRFRRKTLIGMLEMFRSSMVTFEKKQSLGSTGSNHVR, from the exons ATGCCGGTGTTAGTTTTTCTAATAGACACCAGTGCTTCGATGAATCAGAGGACACATTTGGGCACATCACTCTTGGATATTGCGAAGGGAGCTGTTGAGACATTCATGAAG CTTCGCCTTCGAGACCAAGCCAGCCGCACGGATCGCTACATGCTGGTGACGTGCGATGAGTCTCCGGCTACAATAAAG GCTGGCTGGAAGGAGAATCCTGCAGTCTTCATGACTGAGCTGAAGAACCTTCAGGCCACCGGTCTCACAACCTTGGGTCATGCCCtcaagatgacctttgaccttttgaatGTCAACCGTCTCTACTCTGGAATTGACAACTATGGCCAG ggtCGGAACCCATTCTACCTGGAACCAGCCATTGTCATAGCAATCACTGATGGACATAGACTTTCAAGTAACAGCGGTGTTCAGGATGAG CTATCGCTTCCGATGAGCCACGTCCTTCCCGGGAGCGAACTGACCAGGGAGCCCTTCAGATGGGACCAGCGGTTATTCGCTCTGGTGCTGCGCCTGCCGGGGGTCGCGGGGGAGAAGGAACGGATGGGGCCGACCAGTAGCCTGGTGAATACGGATGACTCTCCTATAAGCAGCATGTGCGAGGTGACAGGAG GTCGCTCTTATATGGTGAACTCTATGAAAACCCTAAACCAGTGCCTTGAGTCCCTTGTCCAGAAGGTCCAGAGCGGTGTGGTAGTCCATTTTGAGAAGTTTGGACCAGATCCTGGCCTGCCTAACGGAGAGA ATGCCCCGGGCACTTTGGGGGTGCCCCCTAATGGGCGTAATGGGGCACCGTCCCCTACCCCCCAGGATACCTCGTGGTACAGCTGCCGTAGGATGATCCATGTGAGACCTAATCCAAAGAGTGGTGTACCCATGGGACACTGGCCAATTCCTGAGACGTTCTGGCCTGATCCACAGGCACCGGCATTG CCCCAGCGCGTATCTCACCCAGTGGTAAAGTTCACCTGTACGAACTGTGACCCAATGATTCTTGATCAACTTCCGTTTGATAAGTACGAGCTGGAACCCTCACCGCTGACACAGTACATTTTGGAAAGGAGGAACCCTAACTCATGCTGGCAG GTATTCGTACCCAACAGCAACAAGAACGGTGACATCATGGGTCACCCGTTTGGCTTCCTAAAGGCAAGCTCCAACCTATCGTGTGTGAACCTTATTGTAATGCCGTACAACTACCCGACCCTGATCCCTCTCCTAGATGACCTGTGTAAGATACACAAGCTGAAGCCCTCTCAGAAGTGGAAGCAGGCATTCGATAGCTATCTAGAGGAAGTCCCCAGATACTATGCAGGG CCACTGAAAGTAGCTCTTCGGCGGATGGGTGCGCCCAACCTAATACCCGATGGCCTAGAGAATTGCCTGAGTTACAGTGTGGTGACGTACCTTAAGAAGCTCAAGCAACGGAGCAAGGTGGAAGGGGAGAAGTTAGCTAACCTCATCGCCAGCCGACCCAGAGCTCAGGAGCTTGGTATCAAAGTACAACCTAG GTCTCCGTTACGCTCTCTGGCAGCACGGCGAGACTTCCAGCAGCTGCTTCAGAGCATCACGGGCGAGACCATCACAGTCCGGGCAGATAACAACGTCAACGAGTTCCCGGGGTACATGCTGCGGGTGAGCGACCGTGACATCAGACCCCAGACCTATCGCAACCCCTTTGACATTCCCCGGAAGGAGATCTTGGATCAGGTGTTCAGGATGAGGGCCAACTTCCTCCAGATCACGTCGAACAGGGCAGTGAGATTCATGAATGAAG ATAAATTCCACAACATTCCCATAGGAGAGATGGGGAATTACCAGGAGTACTTGAAGCGGATACCAAGCCCTCTACGGGAAGCAGACCCCGCCCCGGCCAGGCTTCACACGTTTGGAAAcccattcaaattggcaacagagAAGGATAAG AAAATGATGGTCGACGAGGCAGACATTAACGAGCACATGGCGGGCATACCTCAGAAGAGGCGGGCCTCGGACAGCAATCTTTCCCTCAAGAAGTTGAAGGGAGCGTCACCGCCTAGTCGTAGACCAACGTCCCCTGCGGCCCAGGGGGCCCTACTCAAGCAACCCTTGCATCAACTCGTCCAGCGAAGGGCTCAGAATGCAAACGCAACCAATGGCAGTAATAAGGAGAATAAGAATTCTA GTTCATCAACTCCGGAAAGGTTGCCAACACCGGAACTCAAACCCCAAGAACCTCCTGCATCGGGTGACGAATCGGGAAGCTCTTCGGACGAGCTCGTCATCATCATGGATGGCATCAACGATGAGGTTGCCATGGAAACAAGCAGCAATGCATCCTCGGAGGACGAAGCCACGCCCACATCGCCGTCtccgtcatcattatcatcatcaacacttCCAGTTTCATCAGGGTCATCGACGACCACCAGCAATCACGTCGACTCTAAGAAATCTAACAGCAAACACCGCAAGATGAATAATAACAACGTGCTTCCACCATCAGAGCCATCGACAACGAACAATGCGAGGAATACCGCCTATGAGCGGATGGACTCGATGAACTCGGATATTGACGTGAATGTGGTCAATTCCAGACTTAGAACTAAAGTAATTAGAGAGGTCAGAAAGCCAGGCAAAA ATTTTAGACGTCTCTTCGAGGAGCTCAACAAAATCCAAGGCGACATGGACACCAAATACCTCTTCATCGAGAGCATCATCAATGAGGCCAAGCGATTCAGACGCAAGACCCTGATCGGCATGCTGGAGATGTTCCGTAGTTCCATGGTGACGTTCGAGAAGAAACAATCATTAGGAAGCACAGGATCCAATCACGTCAGATAG